A genomic region of Pseudopipra pipra isolate bDixPip1 chromosome W, bDixPip1.hap1, whole genome shotgun sequence contains the following coding sequences:
- the LOC135404788 gene encoding olfactory receptor 10C1-like has product MILGNFSEVSEFRLLGFSEISHLHPLLFVVLLSLYILTLMANTVIALTMNGDNTLHSPMYFFLTQLSCLDICYLSVIIPNILENLMVGTIGISKARCAMQMFFFLFFGVAECFLLAAMSLDRYVAICCPLYYTIVMNSRVCKSLVAGTYICGAAVGLVHTITTFSLPFCGFAINHFFCEIQPLLDLLCGNTFPSEIQVIVVAVFAILCPFLLIIYSYSRIISTILLMSSAESQQKAFSTCSSHLLVVILFYGTASSMYLWPKYTYSASVDKFLSLSYSVVTPLLNPTIYSLRNEEVKRALRKKWRNINLGTTEQSLVHPLTPSLKILIYIEEIPSQSS; this is encoded by the exons ATGATTCTTGGGAACTTCAGTGAAGTGAGTGAATTCAGACTCCTGGGTTTTTCTGAAATCTCTCATTTGCATCCTTTGCTCTTCGTAGTTTTATTATCTCTTTATATTCTCACCTTGATGGCTAACACAGTGATAGCTTTGACAATGAATGGTGATAACACCCTTCATTCCCCCATGTATTTCTTCCTCACTCAGCTGTCCTGTTTGGATATCTGCTATTTGTCAGTCATAATACCAAATATTCTTGAGAATCTGATGGTGGGAACAATAGGTATCTCCAAGGCAAGATGTGCaatgcaaatgtttttcttccttttctttggagTTGCTGAATGTTTCCTCTTGGCTGCCATGTCACTGGACCGTTACGTGGCAATATGTTGCCCCTTGTATTACACTATTGTCATGAACAGTAGAGTCTGCAAAAGTCTGGTTGCTGGAACTTACATTTGTGGAGCTGCTGTAGGCTTGGTACACACCATCACAACATTCAGCTTACCCTTCTGTGGTTTTGCCATCAATCACTTTTTCTGTGAGATTCAACCCCTCTTGGACCTGCTTTGTGGTAACACTTTCCCAAGTGAAATTCAAGTCATTGTGGTGGCTGTCTTTGCTATTTTGTGTCCCTTCTTGTTGATCATTTATTCATATAGTCGCATAATTTCCACAATTCTTCTGATGTCATCAGCTGAAAGCCAGCAGAAAGCATTTTCTACTTGCTCCTCACATCTTTTAGTTGTGATTCTTTTTTATGGTACCGCAAGCTCCATGTATTTGTGGCCAAAATACACCTATTCTGCATCTGTTGATAAATTCCTCTCACTTTCTTATTCTGTGGTGACTCCTTTACTGAATCCTACTATTTATAGTTTGAGGAATGAGGAGGTGAAAAGAGccctgagaaaaaaatggagaaatattaattta ggcaccactgagcagagcctggtccatcctctgacacCCTCCCTGAAGATACTTATATACATAGAggagatcccctctcagtcttcttga